A section of the Rossellomorea marisflavi genome encodes:
- a CDS encoding response regulator transcription factor, with the protein MTGTTILIVDDEADIRNMIAIYLKNEGYGVLEAADAHEAFGVLEDSPVDLIILDVMMPGMSGVEACMTIRQSYDMPIIFLSAKSEDLDKIHGLASGAEDYVTKPFNPLELMARVKSQLRRYKMAPGNSEPSHLLEKGDLTVNERTNEVTVGGREVRLTPKEFHILSLLLRNQGQVFSIEQIYEAVWKEPFFKSDSTVMVHITNIRDKIEENPKKPFYVKTVWGVGYKA; encoded by the coding sequence ATGACCGGAACGACCATCCTGATCGTCGATGATGAAGCAGACATCCGGAACATGATCGCGATTTATTTGAAAAATGAAGGGTATGGGGTGTTGGAAGCAGCCGATGCCCATGAAGCATTTGGCGTGCTCGAGGATAGCCCTGTCGACCTTATCATCCTGGACGTCATGATGCCGGGGATGAGCGGGGTGGAAGCATGCATGACGATCAGGCAGTCGTATGATATGCCCATCATCTTCCTATCGGCGAAGAGCGAGGACCTCGATAAAATTCATGGCCTCGCGAGCGGAGCGGAGGATTATGTGACCAAGCCGTTCAATCCCCTCGAGCTCATGGCCCGCGTGAAATCCCAGCTCCGCCGCTACAAGATGGCCCCGGGGAACAGTGAGCCTTCCCATCTTCTTGAAAAAGGGGATCTCACCGTCAACGAGCGGACGAATGAAGTGACCGTCGGCGGTCGCGAGGTGCGCCTCACCCCGAAGGAATTCCATATCCTATCCCTGTTGCTGCGGAATCAGGGACAAGTCTTCAGCATCGAGCAAATCTATGAAGCGGTGTGGAAGGAACCGTTCTTTAAATCCGACAGCACGGTGATGGTGCATATCACCAATATCCGCGACAAAATCGAAGAGAATCCGAAGAAGCCCTTCTATGTGAAGACCGTGTGGGGCGTGGGGTATAAGGCATGA
- a CDS encoding sensor histidine kinase, translating to MRFLPLKLNLNVRLILIFIACLAAATVTFFLTVFYFTPLEDYRKQEKVNNQVEKVLADWKASLEAGNVSLSDSKGIEEAIGTVKDQREEWGFLVTDAEGDVTYRTGKLYSEDLPKLLEQKLRNDYSSERDEKQAPFISTVMFQEGLGYVVIEAPSRLKAINPTTYNQQLLLAFSLAVVVFLVLFVLFMRPVTRYIEQIESGIGRIVDHDWTYEIPVKGRDELSSLAANINWMTDQLRLRFVRERELEQSKSELITNLSHDLRTPLTSIIGYLQLAKDQKSPGDKGYVDTTYRLSLKLKGLMDELFEYTKLTHHQVELQTDRVDFAALLHQLVGEYTPILEGKGLYVEMDVPEEPVLVTVDIEKMIRVFDNLLSNVEKYSLEGTINLRMRVEGDQVLTSLSNPSDPVDPEELHRLFDQFYRLDEARSTKIAGSGLGLAIAKRIVELHDGEIWAESGEGELTVWVALPVRG from the coding sequence ATGAGGTTCCTGCCCCTTAAACTGAACCTGAATGTGAGGCTCATCCTGATCTTCATCGCCTGCCTGGCCGCGGCGACGGTCACGTTTTTCCTCACGGTGTTCTATTTCACCCCCCTTGAAGACTACAGGAAGCAGGAAAAGGTCAACAATCAGGTGGAGAAGGTGCTGGCCGACTGGAAGGCGTCATTGGAAGCGGGAAACGTGAGCTTGTCTGATTCGAAGGGGATTGAAGAAGCGATCGGAACGGTGAAGGATCAGCGCGAAGAGTGGGGTTTCCTCGTCACCGATGCCGAGGGGGATGTGACGTACCGGACGGGGAAGCTTTACAGTGAAGATCTGCCGAAGCTCCTTGAGCAGAAGCTCCGTAATGACTATTCCAGCGAGCGTGACGAGAAGCAGGCACCCTTCATTTCCACGGTTATGTTCCAGGAAGGCTTGGGATACGTGGTCATTGAGGCCCCGTCAAGGCTCAAGGCAATCAATCCCACGACCTACAATCAACAGCTTTTACTCGCCTTTTCCCTGGCGGTCGTGGTGTTCCTTGTCCTGTTCGTGCTCTTCATGCGTCCGGTGACACGCTACATCGAGCAGATCGAATCGGGCATCGGACGGATTGTGGATCATGACTGGACGTATGAGATTCCGGTGAAAGGACGTGATGAGTTGTCCTCCTTAGCCGCGAATATCAACTGGATGACGGATCAGCTCCGGCTCCGGTTCGTGAGGGAAAGGGAGCTCGAGCAGTCGAAAAGTGAGCTTATCACGAATCTATCCCATGATCTCCGGACGCCGCTTACGTCGATCATCGGCTATCTGCAGCTGGCAAAAGACCAGAAGTCACCGGGAGATAAGGGGTATGTGGACACCACCTACCGCCTGTCACTCAAGCTGAAGGGGCTCATGGACGAGCTGTTCGAGTATACAAAGCTCACCCATCATCAGGTCGAGCTCCAGACCGATCGGGTCGACTTTGCCGCCTTGCTCCACCAGCTTGTCGGGGAGTACACCCCGATCCTCGAAGGGAAGGGTCTCTATGTCGAGATGGACGTGCCGGAAGAACCCGTCCTCGTCACCGTGGATATCGAGAAGATGATTCGCGTGTTCGATAACCTCCTTTCCAACGTAGAGAAGTACAGCCTGGAAGGGACGATCAATCTCAGGATGAGAGTGGAAGGGGACCAGGTGCTCACCAGTCTCTCGAATCCATCCGACCCTGTGGACCCAGAAGAACTGCACCGGCTCTTCGACCAGTTCTACCGATTGGACGAAGCACGTTCCACCAAGATCGCCGGATCCGGTCTTGGGCTCGCCATTGCAAAGCGCATCGTCGAGCTTCATGACGGGGAGATCTGGGCAGAGAGTGGGGAAGGTGAGCTGACTGTGTGGGTGGCGCTGCCGGTTAGAGGATAG
- a CDS encoding TrmB family transcriptional regulator: MSETLLNTLTKLHFTEYEAKAYLALLEESPLTGYAVAKKSGVPRSRIYETLDHLAGRGDILVSPGTTPQYTPIPAKELIKNRRREANDHFKLAEKSLAEFEQSSYDRENIWNITGRNEIIDKVKNCIATAQTRILLEVMEEEYAEVEEELKQAALRGVNVTIIAYGDISSDFAHVHLHYMGSAIKEEYGGNWIVISADDVEVVAGIVSLGTDSRAAWTRHVGLVMPITEVMIHDLYLMEIMKEHRDELEKTFGKNLVNLRRKFSIHPDFKKHYLK; encoded by the coding sequence ATGAGCGAAACCCTTTTAAACACACTGACCAAGCTGCATTTCACCGAATACGAAGCCAAAGCCTATCTGGCACTCCTGGAAGAATCCCCTCTCACGGGCTATGCCGTAGCGAAAAAATCAGGTGTCCCACGGTCGAGGATTTACGAGACGTTGGATCACCTTGCGGGAAGGGGAGATATTCTCGTCAGTCCCGGCACCACCCCTCAGTACACCCCGATCCCGGCGAAAGAGCTCATCAAGAATCGGCGCAGGGAAGCGAATGACCACTTCAAGCTGGCCGAGAAGTCACTCGCTGAGTTTGAACAATCCTCCTATGATCGGGAAAACATTTGGAACATTACAGGCCGGAATGAAATCATCGACAAAGTGAAAAACTGCATCGCCACCGCACAAACGAGGATTCTTCTTGAAGTCATGGAAGAGGAATATGCGGAAGTGGAAGAGGAGCTGAAACAAGCGGCCCTTCGCGGAGTCAACGTCACCATCATCGCATATGGCGACATCTCCTCCGACTTTGCCCACGTCCATCTCCACTACATGGGCTCTGCCATCAAAGAGGAATACGGCGGCAACTGGATCGTCATCAGCGCCGACGATGTGGAAGTGGTGGCAGGCATCGTCTCCCTCGGAACCGACAGCCGCGCTGCCTGGACAAGGCACGTCGGACTGGTCATGCCCATCACGGAGGTCATGATCCACGACCTCTATCTCATGGAAATCATGAAGGAACATCGGGATGAGCTGGAGAAAACGTTTGGAAAGAACCTCGTGAATCTCAGACGGAAATTTTCGATCCATCCTGATTTTAAGAAGCATTATTTAAAGTGA
- a CDS encoding homoserine/threonine efflux transporter, which yields MDNLLAYIPVATLMVVIPGADTMLLMKNTLSYGPKAGRFTVLGMLSGLSFWTGIAILGLSVVIAKSVVLFTTIKYLGAAYLIYLGIKSLISKQTLAVDQMEPSADVPVDRRYHKKSFMQAMLSNVLNPKTVIVYITIMPQFINLNGHVNQQLIILASILTGLAAAWFLILVYVVDYAKKWLNDKKHQQMFQRVAGILLVGFGIKTGI from the coding sequence ATGGACAACTTGCTTGCTTACATACCTGTCGCTACGCTTATGGTCGTCATTCCCGGCGCAGACACCATGCTTCTCATGAAGAATACCCTGAGTTACGGACCGAAAGCCGGACGCTTTACGGTTCTCGGCATGCTCTCGGGCCTTTCGTTCTGGACGGGCATTGCCATACTCGGATTATCCGTCGTGATTGCCAAATCTGTGGTATTGTTTACCACGATTAAATACCTCGGTGCTGCTTACTTGATCTACCTTGGAATCAAAAGCCTGATTTCGAAACAGACCCTTGCTGTGGATCAAATGGAACCCTCGGCGGACGTACCCGTCGATCGCCGCTATCATAAAAAGTCCTTCATGCAGGCCATGCTCAGCAATGTGCTGAATCCAAAGACCGTCATCGTCTATATCACCATCATGCCCCAGTTCATCAACCTGAACGGTCATGTCAACCAGCAGTTGATCATCCTGGCCTCCATCCTGACAGGACTGGCAGCCGCCTGGTTCCTGATCCTGGTGTATGTAGTGGACTATGCGAAGAAATGGTTGAATGATAAAAAACATCAACAAATGTTCCAACGAGTGGCGGGGATCCTCCTCGTCGGATTCGGAATCAAAACCGGTATATGA
- a CDS encoding VOC family protein, which translates to MNNKLIRIGTIYLPVTDINRSAEWYVRHLGAKLNYQDDDKAILDLANQSVFLVKSGEGESANFTDYRGNERFSVTFEVDGLASLEALHGDFASQRMKVGEIEDRGHAGRNFVFYDPDGNAFDVWSELSPSFRHLVHKE; encoded by the coding sequence ATGAACAATAAATTAATCCGAATCGGTACCATCTATCTACCTGTTACAGACATAAACCGTTCTGCAGAATGGTACGTTCGCCATCTTGGCGCGAAGCTGAATTACCAAGATGACGACAAAGCCATCCTCGACCTCGCCAACCAAAGCGTCTTCCTGGTGAAATCCGGTGAAGGCGAGAGCGCAAACTTCACGGATTACCGCGGAAATGAGCGCTTCTCCGTCACTTTCGAGGTGGACGGATTGGCATCACTCGAAGCCCTGCACGGGGATTTCGCCTCCCAGCGGATGAAGGTCGGGGAGATTGAAGACCGTGGCCATGCAGGACGGAACTTCGTTTTCTACGATCCCGACGGCAATGCGTTCGATGTATGGAGCGAGCTTAGTCCGTCATTCCGGCACCTTGTCCATAAGGAATAA
- a CDS encoding ABC transporter permease subunit: protein MVVSLVQPGSITYSTGDYNTGSQYPLFPYVFEFYGYSLSILFLGFILALVIAVSLIMITFQLSVKKRTALMKLSTILEAVPDLFVIAMAQLFIIFLFKQTGILFFDVVGAYERPFILPLITYTILPTIFLYRTLTLLFDEELRKPYVELARGKGLTDFRVLFVHVFRNGLMGLLHHSKMILAFMLSNLIMLEIIFNTRGITWFVYHHPTPEIATVSILLLAVPILLFEQGMNKLKSSIVGGEEG from the coding sequence TTGGTCGTTTCACTCGTTCAACCGGGTTCCATCACGTATTCCACGGGTGACTACAATACGGGCAGCCAATACCCGTTGTTTCCATACGTCTTTGAGTTCTACGGCTATTCGCTTTCCATCCTTTTCTTGGGCTTCATCCTGGCCCTTGTCATCGCTGTCTCCCTCATCATGATCACCTTCCAACTATCGGTGAAAAAACGTACGGCACTCATGAAGCTGTCCACCATCCTGGAGGCGGTGCCCGACCTGTTCGTCATCGCCATGGCCCAGCTGTTCATCATTTTCCTGTTCAAGCAGACGGGGATCCTGTTCTTTGATGTGGTCGGCGCCTATGAACGGCCGTTTATCCTGCCTCTCATCACCTATACGATCCTTCCCACCATCTTCCTGTACCGGACGCTGACGCTCCTATTCGATGAAGAGTTGCGGAAGCCCTACGTGGAGCTTGCGAGGGGGAAGGGGCTGACGGATTTTCGTGTGCTATTCGTCCATGTGTTCCGCAATGGGCTGATGGGTCTCCTCCATCATTCCAAGATGATCCTGGCCTTCATGCTCTCAAACCTCATCATGCTGGAGATCATCTTCAATACGAGGGGCATCACCTGGTTCGTCTATCATCATCCGACCCCGGAAATCGCCACCGTGAGCATTCTGCTCCTTGCCGTTCCGATCCTTCTCTTTGAGCAGGGGATGAATAAGCTGAAATCAAGCATCGTCGGAGGTGAAGAGGGGTGA
- a CDS encoding ABC transporter permease subunit codes for MKAFKNLSFVIGFSFIALILGGSLVYGWVCGDAIPVVPLKFGEEGAIKPPYGPMDHLPFGTNALGQSMFLVMVVGAKFTLGIAFLVAFLRFVLSAFIGTVMTLYVPKFTAWIRPFLQTFYYYPITLLAFMMLYWVLFEDGLVGGEFSYSFSARVLIELAVLTLAAFPISTLIVSNEVKDIMKQEFMESVQVLGGNRRHILRKHLLPFLKPRFVILFLREAIQVLILLSHLGILGIFFGGGALMEDLFGNSAMASLSNEWSGLIGRDFKYLFTTYTWIPFMPILFLTLSIIALKLMVEGYQEAYGGVGEKRKDVPVAEDTRLNGKGDFERIDRKIG; via the coding sequence GTGAAGGCATTCAAGAATCTCTCGTTTGTGATCGGCTTTTCGTTCATTGCCCTCATACTTGGAGGGAGCCTCGTTTACGGGTGGGTGTGCGGTGATGCCATCCCTGTCGTTCCGTTGAAGTTCGGAGAGGAAGGGGCGATCAAACCGCCCTATGGACCGATGGACCACCTCCCGTTCGGCACCAACGCCCTGGGGCAAAGCATGTTCCTCGTGATGGTGGTCGGGGCGAAATTCACCCTGGGGATCGCCTTCCTTGTGGCGTTTCTGCGCTTTGTCCTGTCTGCCTTCATCGGGACCGTGATGACCTTGTACGTTCCGAAGTTCACCGCGTGGATCCGTCCATTCCTGCAAACCTTCTATTATTATCCCATCACACTCCTGGCCTTCATGATGCTGTATTGGGTGCTGTTCGAGGACGGCCTCGTGGGTGGAGAGTTCAGCTACTCCTTCAGCGCACGGGTGCTGATCGAACTCGCAGTCCTCACCCTTGCAGCCTTCCCGATTTCCACCCTCATCGTGTCCAATGAAGTGAAGGACATCATGAAGCAGGAGTTCATGGAAAGCGTCCAAGTTCTCGGCGGGAATCGGCGACACATCCTCCGGAAGCATCTTCTTCCGTTCCTGAAGCCGCGGTTCGTCATCCTCTTTTTGAGGGAAGCGATCCAAGTGTTGATCCTCCTTTCCCACCTCGGTATCCTCGGCATCTTCTTTGGAGGAGGGGCATTGATGGAAGATCTATTCGGGAACTCTGCCATGGCCTCCCTCTCAAACGAATGGTCGGGCCTCATCGGAAGGGATTTTAAGTATCTATTTACTACATATACATGGATCCCCTTCATGCCCATCCTTTTTCTGACGCTATCCATCATCGCACTCAAGCTCATGGTGGAAGGATATCAGGAGGCGTATGGGGGAGTGGGAGAGAAAAGGAAAGACGTGCCCGTTGCAGAAGATACCCGCTTGAACGGAAAAGGAGATTTTGAACGGATAGATCGAAAAATTGGTTAA
- a CDS encoding M20 family metallopeptidase: MSTVVDTLRDQIITSLEENKEKYIEISHAIHDRPEIGNEEFYASKTHAELLESEGFTVERGVAGHETALLARRKSDKPGPAIAFLAEYDALPGLGHACGHNIIGTTSVSAAIALSKVIDETGGEVVLFGTPAEEGGPNGSAKGSFVKHGLLEGIDAALMVHPANSTRITSNSLAVDPLDFEYIGKPAHAAGSPHHGINALDAVIGLFNGINALRQHVTDDVRIHGIITHGGDAPNIVPEYAKARFFIRAATRKTCSDVTARVKAIAEGSALATGAKLNVIAFQNEVDNLVLNRAYDTVFKEELERLGEYVSTEERNGLGSTDAGNISQVVPTIHPYIQIGPESLVAHTDEFREAAKSPKGDEALILGAKGLALTALRLVTDGEVLAEIKEEFTRRKALES; the protein is encoded by the coding sequence ATGAGTACTGTCGTCGACACATTGAGAGACCAGATCATCACAAGTCTTGAGGAAAATAAGGAAAAGTACATTGAGATCAGTCATGCGATCCACGACCGTCCCGAGATCGGCAACGAGGAATTCTACGCCTCGAAGACCCATGCCGAGCTCCTGGAATCGGAAGGATTCACGGTGGAACGCGGGGTGGCGGGACACGAGACCGCCCTCCTTGCCCGCCGCAAATCGGATAAACCCGGCCCGGCCATTGCGTTCCTCGCCGAATACGATGCCCTTCCTGGCCTCGGTCACGCCTGCGGACACAACATCATCGGTACGACGAGCGTATCGGCGGCCATCGCCCTCAGCAAGGTGATCGACGAAACCGGTGGAGAGGTCGTTTTGTTTGGGACACCCGCCGAGGAAGGCGGCCCAAACGGAAGCGCCAAGGGAAGCTTCGTCAAGCACGGACTCCTCGAAGGGATCGACGCCGCTCTCATGGTGCATCCGGCGAACTCCACCCGGATCACATCGAACTCCCTCGCCGTCGATCCCCTGGACTTCGAATACATCGGGAAACCCGCCCATGCTGCGGGGTCTCCCCATCACGGCATCAACGCACTCGATGCGGTCATCGGCCTGTTCAACGGCATCAACGCCCTTCGCCAGCATGTAACCGACGACGTCCGCATCCACGGCATCATCACCCACGGAGGCGACGCGCCGAACATCGTTCCGGAATACGCCAAGGCCCGCTTCTTCATCCGCGCTGCGACCCGCAAGACCTGCAGCGACGTGACGGCACGCGTGAAGGCCATCGCAGAAGGCTCCGCCCTGGCAACGGGGGCGAAACTGAACGTCATTGCCTTCCAGAATGAAGTGGATAATCTGGTATTGAACCGCGCGTATGATACGGTCTTTAAAGAAGAGCTTGAACGACTGGGCGAGTATGTTTCAACCGAAGAGCGAAACGGACTCGGCTCCACCGATGCCGGCAACATCAGCCAGGTCGTCCCGACGATCCACCCCTATATCCAGATCGGACCCGAAAGCCTCGTCGCCCATACGGATGAGTTCCGCGAAGCGGCGAAATCGCCCAAGGGGGATGAAGCACTGATCCTCGGAGCGAAAGGCCTGGCACTCACAGCGCTTCGACTAGTAACGGACGGTGAGGTGCTCGCTGAGATCAAAGAAGAGTTTACTAGAAGAAAAGCATTAGAGAGCTGA
- a CDS encoding MetQ/NlpA family ABC transporter substrate-binding protein — translation MKKWIILSLILLIGGFAAGCSSSASKDETKVKIGVSGSDNRIWDFVAKKAKKEGIDIEIVRFSDYVQPNLALEEGELDANAFQTISYFNEFKKEHDLDLTPVGTTVIAPLGLYSEKYKSVDDIPDGAKIAVPNEATNMGRAFLLLQEAGLIELPEGFDGNGSLDKIKKNPKNIEIVPVVAGQTPRVLPDVAASIINNGIAVDAGFNPVKDSIFHEDDTATPYINIIAARTEDKDNKTLKKIVELYQEEDTADFIEKEYNGSTIPTFVPLSKIGE, via the coding sequence ATGAAAAAATGGATCATTCTATCACTCATTCTATTAATTGGCGGATTCGCTGCAGGCTGCAGCTCAAGCGCCAGCAAAGACGAAACGAAGGTCAAGATCGGCGTCAGCGGTTCCGACAACCGCATCTGGGACTTCGTCGCGAAGAAAGCAAAGAAAGAAGGCATCGACATCGAGATCGTCCGCTTCTCCGATTATGTCCAGCCGAACCTGGCCCTTGAAGAAGGCGAGCTTGATGCCAACGCATTCCAAACAATCTCTTATTTCAACGAATTCAAGAAAGAGCATGACCTCGATCTCACACCGGTGGGTACCACGGTCATCGCTCCGCTCGGCCTTTACTCTGAGAAATATAAGTCAGTAGATGACATCCCGGATGGTGCCAAGATTGCCGTCCCGAACGAAGCAACCAACATGGGAAGAGCCTTCCTCCTCCTTCAGGAAGCTGGTCTCATCGAACTTCCTGAAGGCTTCGATGGAAACGGCTCACTGGATAAAATCAAAAAGAATCCGAAGAACATCGAAATCGTCCCGGTCGTAGCCGGTCAAACGCCGCGCGTCCTGCCTGATGTCGCTGCCTCCATCATCAACAACGGCATCGCCGTAGACGCCGGATTCAATCCCGTGAAGGATTCCATCTTCCACGAAGATGACACGGCCACGCCTTACATCAACATCATCGCTGCACGCACAGAAGACAAGGACAACAAAACACTCAAGAAAATCGTCGAGCTCTACCAGGAAGAAGACACAGCCGACTTCATCGAGAAAGAATACAACGGAAGCACAATCCCGACCTTCGTCCCACTGAGCAAGATCGGAGAATAA
- a CDS encoding methionine ABC transporter permease gives MLVDSQQIIDALIETLVMTGFSLLFSTVIGLPLGVLLVITRKGHLWENAFIFTILNGVVNIFRSVPFIILMVAIVPLTRLIVGTSIGTAAAVVPLVFYAGPYIARLIENSLLEVDKGVIEAAESMGATSTQIIFRFLVPEALSSLVLSLTIATVGLVGASAMAGAIGGGGLGDLAITYGYQRFDTWVMVITVAILIVLVQGLQSSGNFVSKKIRRR, from the coding sequence ATGCTAGTTGATTCACAGCAGATCATCGACGCACTCATTGAAACATTAGTCATGACAGGCTTCTCCCTCCTCTTTTCCACCGTGATCGGACTGCCCCTCGGGGTGCTCCTCGTCATCACGAGGAAAGGTCATCTATGGGAGAATGCCTTTATATTCACCATCCTGAACGGTGTCGTGAACATCTTCCGTTCCGTCCCGTTCATCATCCTGATGGTAGCAATCGTGCCCCTCACCCGCCTGATCGTGGGAACATCGATCGGGACGGCCGCGGCCGTTGTGCCACTGGTCTTCTATGCAGGACCGTATATTGCGAGATTGATTGAGAACTCCCTCCTTGAAGTCGACAAAGGCGTCATCGAGGCAGCGGAATCCATGGGGGCGACATCCACCCAGATCATCTTCCGCTTCCTTGTCCCGGAAGCACTCAGCTCCCTCGTCCTCAGCCTCACCATCGCCACCGTCGGACTCGTCGGGGCATCGGCCATGGCAGGCGCCATCGGCGGAGGCGGACTCGGAGATCTTGCCATCACGTATGGCTATCAGCGCTTTGACACCTGGGTCATGGTCATCACCGTCGCCATACTCATCGTCCTCGTACAGGGACTGCAATCATCCGGTAACTTCGTATCGAAAAAAATCAGAAGAAGATAG
- a CDS encoding methionine ABC transporter ATP-binding protein, with product MIEFKSATKVYNSGGKEVRALDGIDLRVEQGEICGVIGFSGAGKSTLIRTVNLLERLSSGKVIVDGQDLMALSPKDVRGVKRKIGMVFQHFNLLNSKTVFANVAMPLILAKQSKAEIQKRVTELLSFVGLEDKANQYPDQLSGGQKQRVGIARALATQPSILLCDEATSALDPQTTGSILKLLKKINREYNITILMITHEMSVIREVCDRVAVIEGGKIIESGSVFDVFSSPQTETAANFVSSVLNDSIPESVLELVQKDNAPGRIYKIRFVGASSGQPLLSQVAKRFDLDVNVLFGNITELQGTPFGHLIVELIGSESEINRALLVMNGENVTVKEVAPHAS from the coding sequence ATGATTGAATTCAAAAGCGCCACGAAAGTATATAACAGCGGCGGAAAGGAAGTCCGGGCCCTCGACGGCATCGACCTGCGGGTTGAGCAGGGGGAAATCTGCGGGGTGATCGGGTTCAGCGGCGCCGGGAAAAGCACGCTGATCCGCACCGTGAACCTGTTGGAGCGATTGAGCTCGGGGAAGGTGATCGTAGACGGCCAGGATCTCATGGCCCTTTCACCGAAAGATGTGCGCGGGGTGAAACGGAAGATCGGGATGGTGTTCCAGCACTTCAACCTCCTGAACTCCAAGACGGTCTTCGCCAATGTGGCGATGCCCCTGATCCTCGCCAAACAATCCAAAGCCGAAATCCAGAAGCGGGTGACGGAGCTCCTGAGCTTCGTCGGCCTTGAAGATAAAGCAAACCAGTACCCGGATCAATTATCAGGCGGTCAGAAGCAGCGCGTCGGCATCGCCCGCGCCCTTGCCACCCAGCCATCGATCCTTCTATGTGACGAGGCGACATCGGCCCTCGATCCGCAGACGACGGGGTCGATCCTGAAGCTGCTGAAAAAGATCAACCGTGAGTACAACATCACGATCCTCATGATCACCCATGAGATGTCGGTGATCCGGGAAGTCTGCGACCGGGTGGCGGTTATCGAAGGCGGGAAGATCATCGAGTCCGGATCCGTATTCGACGTCTTCTCCTCCCCTCAGACCGAGACGGCGGCGAACTTCGTGAGCTCGGTGCTGAACGACTCCATCCCGGAATCGGTCCTCGAGCTTGTGCAGAAAGATAACGCACCGGGACGAATCTACAAGATCCGCTTCGTCGGCGCCTCATCAGGTCAGCCCCTTCTGTCACAGGTGGCGAAGCGCTTCGACCTCGATGTGAACGTGCTGTTCGGGAACATCACGGAGTTGCAGGGCACACCATTCGGTCATCTCATCGTCGAGCTCATCGGCTCCGAGAGCGAGATCAACCGTGCACTGCTTGTCATGAATGGAGAAAACGTCACCGTGAAGGAGGTTGCACCACATGCTAGTTGA
- a CDS encoding ABC transporter substrate-binding protein: MKKASFFTILMVCMLLAACSSGETKTDSSKEESSTFTYESEQGPVEVPKEPKRIVALTNGPNVISLEGKLVGIDEWTEMNPLFTDKLKDVEVVGDDQLEKIIELDPDLIIAGSQTKNLDKMKEIAPTVAFTWGKLNYIDQQIEIGKLLNKEKEAKEWADDFQERAATIGDEIRKKIGDDATVSVIETGQKELYVFGNNYARGSEILYQAMKLNMPDAVKDNALETGIHVISPEAVGDFTGDYLVLSKNPDVDNSFMDTDTWKNIPAVKNGHVIEINSKESTYSDPVTLEHLLETFGSGFLGE, from the coding sequence ATGAAAAAAGCATCGTTCTTTACCATATTGATGGTCTGCATGCTCTTGGCTGCGTGCAGCAGCGGAGAAACAAAAACGGATTCGTCCAAGGAGGAATCATCGACATTTACATATGAATCAGAGCAGGGACCGGTGGAGGTGCCGAAAGAGCCGAAGCGAATCGTCGCCCTCACCAATGGTCCGAATGTGATTTCCCTCGAAGGGAAGCTCGTCGGGATCGATGAGTGGACCGAGATGAACCCGCTCTTCACCGACAAGCTGAAGGATGTGGAAGTGGTGGGGGACGATCAGCTCGAGAAGATCATCGAGCTCGATCCGGATCTGATCATTGCCGGAAGTCAAACGAAGAACCTCGATAAGATGAAGGAGATTGCGCCGACCGTCGCTTTCACATGGGGGAAACTGAATTACATCGATCAGCAGATCGAGATCGGCAAGCTGTTGAACAAGGAGAAGGAAGCGAAGGAATGGGCGGATGACTTCCAGGAGCGTGCCGCGACGATCGGGGATGAGATCCGCAAGAAGATCGGCGACGACGCCACGGTATCCGTCATTGAAACCGGTCAAAAGGAGCTCTATGTCTTCGGGAACAATTATGCCCGTGGTTCTGAGATCTTGTATCAGGCCATGAAGCTCAACATGCCGGATGCTGTGAAGGATAACGCCTTGGAAACGGGTATTCACGTCATCTCACCGGAAGCGGTAGGCGACTTCACCGGTGACTATCTCGTCCTGAGCAAAAATCCTGATGTAGACAACTCGTTTATGGACACGGATACGTGGAAGAACATCCCGGCTGTGAAGAACGGTCACGTCATCGAGATCAATAGCAAGGAATCGACCTACAGTGATCCCGTGACCCTTGAGCATCTGCTGGAAACGTTTGGAAGTGGTTTTTTAGGAGAGTAA